The genomic stretch ATCTGCGGCGCGCGCCTGACGTTCAACTACATGCGTGTCGGTGGCGTCAAGTGGGACGCTCCGGAGGGCTGGGTACAGGATGTGCTCGATTTTGTCACCCATCTGCGGAAAGAGATGAACATGTTCCACGAGCTGGTGACGGGCAACGAGATCTTCTTGGAGCGCGTCAAAGGTGTTGGTATCTACGATGCGGACACAGCACTCAACTACGCGCTGTCCGGCATCAACTTGCGCTCGACCGGCTTCAACTGGGACCTGCGCAAAAATAAGCCTTACTCGATCTACGACCGCTTCGATTTCAATGTGATCACAGGTAAAAACGGCGATTGCTACGACCGTTACATGTGTCACCTCGATGAGATCGTCGAGTCGATGAAGATCGTTGAGCAAGCAGCACAGCAGATTCCGGACGGTCCGGTCATGGGCAAAGTGCCGAAGATTCTGCGCGTGCCGGCTGGTGAGTATTATGCGGCGGTGGAAGGTGCGCGCGGCGAGCTGGGACTCTACATCGTCTCAGAAGGGAAAGACAAGCCGTACCGCATCAAATGGCGCCGTCCGTCCTTCGTCAATCTGCAGATCTTGCCGAAGCTTCTGGAAGGGCAGTCGATGTCCAACCTGATCGCCGTTCTCGGTGCTGTCGATATCGTGCTGGGGGAGGTTGACGCGTAATGGCAGACATGTTTTCCTGGCTCGATAAGCCGATGGAACTGTCAACGTTCCTGAACATGGCGCTCGGCGGCGTCGTCGTCCTCGCTTTCATCCTCGGCGTGGTCACCTACACGATCTATTTCGAGCGTAAGATCATCGGCTGGATGCAATGGCGGATCGGTCCGAACCGCGTAGGGCCGCTCGGTCTGTTCCAAACGATCGCGGACGTATTAAAACTGCTGATCAAAGAGGACGTCATTCCGGCAAAAGCGGATCGCAACGTCTTCATGATCGCGCCGATCATTGCGTTTTTCCCGTCGTTCATGGTGCTTGCGATCATTCCGTTCTCCGCGACGCACATCTTTACGGCGGCTAGCAACGTCGGTGTGCTGTACTACATCGCGCTGTCGGCGATGTCGATTCTCGGCGTCGTGCTCGGCGGATGGGCTTCGAACAACAAATACTCGCTGATCGGCGGGATGCGTTCGGCCGCTCAGATGATCTCGTACGAAGTGCCTCTCGCGATGTCGATGCTCGGTGTCGTGTTGCTGGCCGGTTCCTTGAACCTCGTCGAAATCGTCGAACAGCAAAAGGATTTCCCTTATGTTTGGTACATCGTGCCGCAAGCGTTGGGCTTCGTCATCTTCATCATCTCGGCGATCGCGGAATTGAACCGTACGCCGTTTGACTTGCCGGAAGCGGAGTCTGAATTGGTCGGTGGTTACTTCACCGAGTACACTGGCTTCCGTTTCGCCTTCTACATGCTGGCTGAGTACGTCTATGTCTTCGCGATGTCGGCACTTGGCACCACGCTGTTCCTCGGCGGCTGGGAAGGTCCGTTCCTGCCGGGCTGGCTGTGGTTTGCGATCAAAGTTTCGGCGTTTATTTTCTTCTTCTTCTGGGTGCGGGCTACCATGCCGCGGATTCGTACCGACCAACTGCTCGTCTTCAGCTGGAAAGTGCTGATTCCGTTGTCGCTGTTGAATCTTGTGCTCACAGCAGTTCTCAAATACCTGATCTAATACAAGTGGGGTGAAATCATGTTCGGTTTCCTAAAAGGGTTGAAAGTCACCTTCGCCCAACTCACGCATAAGAAGGTCACCCTGATGTATCCGGATGAGATGCCGGACTTTGGCGAACGCTTCCGTGGTGTTCACAAGTTCTCGCCTGAGAAATGCATCGTGTGCAACCAGTGCGCGCGGGTATGCCCGACTTCCTGCATCTCGCTTTCGGGCTCACGCGGCGGTGATAAAAAACTGCACATCGATACGTATGATATCAACTTCGAAATCTGTATCCTGTGCGACCTGTGCACCGAAGTATGCCCGACCGAAGCGATCCAGATGACCGATACGTTCGAGCTTGCGACTTACAATCGCGTCGATCTGTACAAGAACATGTTCTGGCTCGACGATAACCGTAAGAAGACCGAAGGCATCCTCGAACATGATGCGTCTTCCTTCGGGGGTGAAAAGTAATGTTCGGTGGCATTGAATTTACCGGGCAGAACATCGCGTTTTTTCTGATCTCGCTGTTTGTCATCGCCTGTGGTGTCATGCTGCTCTCGCTTCGCAAAGTTCTCTATATGGCTCTGGCTGTAGGCGGTGTATTCATCGGTGTCGCCGGGATTTATGTCATGCTCGAAGCGGAGTTTCTCGCTTTCATTCAAATCCTGCTCTATGCAGGCGCCATCACGATCATGATGCTCTTTGCGATCATGTTGACAAAGCATGATGAAGTGGAAAAAGCGCAAAAGGTCACAGCTCACCCGGTTTGGGCGGCGATCGCAGCGGTTGGTCTTGGCGGCATCGTCCTCTATGTGACCAAGTTTTCTGGTCTGCGCTGGCCGACTCCGACCGACTCTCCTTGGGAAGGTCAGGATAACGTCAAACTGATCGGTGAAAGTTTGTTCGGTCAATTTGTCATCCCGTTCGAGCTGGTATCTGTGGTCCTGATTGTGGCACTGGTTGGCGCGATTACTCTTGCAAACAAGGAGGAGAAGTAATCGATGCTATCCGTTGAACAATTTATCACCTTGGGTGCGATTCTGTTTTGTATCGGTCTGTATGGGGCACTTACCAAACGCAACATCATCATCGTCCTCGTTTCGGTCGAATTGATGCTCAATGCTGTCAATATCAACCTGCTGGCGTTTTCGCGCTTTGGCTTGATGCCCTCGATGAATGGTCAAATTTTTACCCTCTTTGCGATGACGATCGCAGCGGCTGAAGTGGCTGTAGGTCTTGCTATTTTGATCTCGTTATACCGAAACCGCAATACCAGCGACGTTCGGGATCAGGACCTCATGAAATGGTAAGTCGGGGTTCATAGAACTACGGAGAAAGGTGATCTTATGGTCGAATATGCCTGGTTAGTTCCCCTCTTCCCGCTGGTGGCGTATCTGCTCCTGTTCGTGCTCGGTCGGCGGGCGCAAGAGGGAATTGTCACTGCGATCAGCGTGCTGGCAGCGCTGGCGGGCTTCGCGGTATCGCTTTTCATCCTGTCGGATGTAAAAGCAAACGGTGCTTCTGCGCCGTACATCTTCCACTGGTTGAGCGTTGGTGAAACCACGCTGTCGATGGGCTATGAAGTCACACAGCTCAACGCGATGATGCTGGTGGTGGTCACGTTTATCTCCACGCTGGTACTGCTCTTCTCGAAGAGCTACATGCACGGCGATGAACGCTTTCCGGTGTTCTATCAATATTTAAACTTGTTTATCTTCTCAATGCTCGGATTGGTCATCTCGCCGAACCTCCTGCAAGTGTATATCTTCTGGGAACTGGTCGGCTTGTGCTCCTTCCTGCTCGTAGGCTTCTGGTACTTCAAGCCGGAAGCGGCTGCAGCGGCGAAAAAAGCATTTATCGTCACGCGGATTGGTGACGTAGGTCTCTTTATCGGGATCGTGCTGCTGTTTGTGGCGACCGGTACGTTCGAATACGCTGGCATCTTCCAAGCGATCGAAGCGAAGCAGTTTGCGATCGACTGGATCTCGCCAGAAGCGCTGATCACTTTGATCGCCATCTTGATCTTCATCGGTGCGATCGGTAAATCTGCGCAGTTCCCGCTACACACTTGGCTTCCCGACGCTATGGAAGGCCCGACTCCAGTCTCCGCGCTGATCCATGCTGCGACGATGGTAGCAGCTGGTGTGTACTTGGTAGCTCGTGCATTCCCGATCTTCGAAGCATCTCCGGATGCGTTGATGATCATCGCGATCATCGGTGCGATCACAGCCATTTTGGCAGCGTTGATCGGTCTGACGCAAAATGACATCAAGCGTGTCGTCGCGTACTCGACCGTTTCGCAGCTCGGTTACATGGTGATGGCGCTCGGCGTTTCCGCATACGTGGCATCGGTGTTCCACCTGATGACACACGCCTTCTTCAAGGCACTGCTCTTCTTGGCAGCAGGTTCTGTCATTCATGCGATTCACCACAACCAGGACATACGCAAGATGGGTGGTCTGTGGAAGAAGTTGCCGATCACAGCTTGGACGTTCCTGATCGGGGCGCTGGCTTTGTCCGGGATTCCGCCGTTTGCCGGTTTCTGGTCGAAAGATGAGATCCTGCTCGGCGCGTATTCGTCCGGCAACATGGTGTTGTTCGGGCTCGGTCTGGTCGCAGCTTTCTGCACCGCTTTCTACATCTTCCGCGTGTTCTTCATGACCTTCACTGGCAGTTTCCGCGGTGAAAAAGAAGTGTACGATCATGCGCATGAGTCGGGTCCGCTGATGACGATTCCGCTGGTGTTGCTGGCGATCATGGCGATCTTCGTCGGTTTCCTCAACTCTCCGGTCACCGATTACGCCTTCGAACACTTCCTGTTCCATGATGGCGAAGTGGGTGAGATCTACACGCCGGAACTCTGGATTGCTGTGCTGGCGACCATCGTGGCGCTGCTCGGGATCGGCCTTGCCTACCTGATGTACAAAGCAAAGGCGATCGATCCGGAGAAACTGGGTGGCGGAGCGCTTCGCCCGCTGTACCAACTGTCTTACAACAAGTTCTATTTTGACGAACTCTATGACTATGTGATCGTCAAGCCGGTCGTCTGGATCGGTCGTGTGCTGAACTTTATTGACAAGTGGATCATCGACGGTATCGTCCACCTCTTCGGTGAAGGGACAGTCGTCGGTGCGCTTGGGCTGAAATACAGCCAGAACGGTCAAGTCCAGACTTATGGTCTGATCACCATTCTTGGCGCAGTGGCGCTGATTACCGGCGCATTGATCTGGGGAGGTGTTGTGAAATGATGGGGAATCTTTTGACCATCATCGTTTTCCTCCCGCTGTTGGCCGCTCTGATCATCGGCTTTGTTCCGCGAGATAGCAAAGGGCAGGCGCGGGCGATCGCTCTGATCGCCACTTTTCTGCCGCTTGTGTTCGCAGGAATTCTCTACGCGGGCTTTGACTTTGACGCGAAAGGCATGCAGTACACCGAATCGGCGGAGTGGATCAACATCGCCAACGTCTACCATGACAAGGCGCTCGTCATCGGATATGACCTTGGTGTTGATGGTCTGTCCATGCCGTTCGTGTTGCTGACTTCCATCGTTTCCTTCCTCGCCGTTCTGGCTTCCGGTAAGATCCAGCATCGGGCGAAGGAGTATTACATTTGGTTCCTGCTGCTCGTAACCGGTCTTTACGGCTGTTTCGTAGCGCTCGACCTGTTCCTGTTCTTCCTGTTCCTTGAGCTGACCCTGATCCCGATGTACTTCCTGATCGGCATCTGGGGCGGCGAGCGCAAAGGCCCTGTGGCGACCAAATTCTTGGTATACCGCGGGATCGCTTCTGCGTTCATCCTCGTAGCCTTCATCGCGATGGCGTTCAAAGCGGCCGATGCGACAGGCACGATCACGCTGAACATGCTGGCGATCGCCGATGCGTTCTCGCAGGCATCGCCTGACCTGATCACGTCCGCTTTCAAAAACGGCATTTTCTTGGTACTGCTCTTGGCGATTTTGATCGAGGAAGCATTCTTCCCGTTCCATACGTGGCTGCCGGATACGCATGAACAAGTGCCGTCCGCAGTTTCGATGATCGTCGGCGGTGTGCTGATGAAGATCGGCGCATACGTACTGTTCCGCATCGCAGTCGGCATTCTGCCCGATGCTGTGCAACACTGGGCGACGCTGATCGCGGTGATCGGTGTGATCAACATCGTTTACGCGGCACTGATCGCCATGGTGCAAAAAGACTGGCGCCGTCTGCTCGCCTTCTCTGCGATCTCCCACATGGGTATCGTTCTGCTTGGGGTGGCGGCGATGAACCAGGCGGGCATTCAAGGTGGGGTCTTCATGACGATCTCCTCCGGTCTGCTCTCCGCGCTCTTGTTCTTCCTGATCGGCGCGATCAAAGAGCGCACAGGCACCGCGTTGATCGCGAACCTCGGCGGTCTGTCCAAGCCGATGCCGATCCTCGCTGGGTTCCTGTTGGCTGCAGCGCTCGGTTCGCTCGGTCTGCCGGGCATGAGCGGGTTTATCTCTGAGATTCTGGCGTTTATGGGCTCGTTTGAAGTATTCCCGGTCCTTTCGGCTGTGGGTGCGCTTGGGATCATCTTGGCCGCTGTCTACCTGCTCTGGGCGATGCAGCGCACCACTTATGGTCCGACGCCTGCACAGCTGGAAGGTGTGACAGACGCTCGTCCGATCGAATTTGTTCCGGCGATCGTCCTGCTCGCACTGATCATCTTGATCGGGGTCTACCCGCAAATCCTCAGTGACCTGGTGAACCCGTCGATCCAAACTCTCGTCACCAGGATAGGAGGGTAGCACATGAATCCGGTACAATCGTTTTCTACGCTGAGCTTTACGGGAGTCTGGGAGGTAATGGCTCCTGAAGTCATCCTCGTTCTGCTCGGGTTCGGGATGCTGGTGTTCGACCTGTTCGTCTCGAAAGAAACCTCCCGCCGCATCTCACCGTGGATCGGCGTGGCAGGTCTGCTCCTCGCCCTTGTTCTCGTGCTGAAAAACTTCGGCGTCGTCGCCGACGGTGGCATGAAAGAACTGTCCAACATGCTGTACGTGCTTGATGACTACGGCAATATTTTCAAAGTGATCTTCATCCTCGGCACGACGTTCACGCTGCTGATGTCGATCGACTTCTTCCGCCATAACCCGCAAGTCAAAGTAGCGGAATACAGCTACCTGTTGATTTTCGCGACGGTCGGTGCGATGGTCATGTCTTCCGCGTATGACCTGATCACGCTGTTCGTCGGTCTGGAATTGCTCTCGATCGCGTCGTACATCCTCGTGGCCATTCGCCGCGATGCAAAAGGCGGCGAGGGGGCGATGAAATACCTGATCACAGGTTCGATCGCCACCGCGTTCGCTCTGTACGGGATGTCCTTCCTGTACGGCGTGACGGGCGTGACCAACATCGCGCAAGGTTCGCAGATGATCGCTCAGATGTGGGTGGAGTTCAAACCTTTGATCGTGCTGGCCTTCCTGCTGATGACGATCGGCTTCGGGGCGAAAATCGCCTTGGCGCCGTTCCACATGTGGGCACCGGACACCTACGAAGGCGCTCCGAACCCGATCACTTCGTTCCTCTCTGTGGTTTCCAAGGCGGCCGGTTTTGCGCTGGTGTTCCGTCTGTTCATCTGGGGGTTCGGCCCCGAGTTTAACGAGCTGTACATCTACCTCGTGATTCTTGCTGCGATCACGATGGTGATCGGGAACGTCGCGGCGCTCGTCCAGAAAAACATCAAGCGTCTGCTGGCCTACTCCTCGGTGGCACAGGCCGGTTATCTGCTGATCCCGCTCGCGGTGCTTGGCAACGGCAGCTCGCAGGAGAACATCTGGCTTGCGCTCGGCGAAGTCACGTTCTACCTCGCTGCGTACCTGTTGATGACGATGGGCGCGTTTGCGATCCTGACCAACGTGACGCGTGCGGCGGGCACCGAATCGCTCGATGCGTTCCGTGGTCTGTACAAGCGTTCGCCGTTCCAAGCGCTGGCGATGACGGTGTTCGTGCTCTCCATGGCAGGGATGCCGATCACTGCAGGCTTCTTCGGGAAGTTCTACATCTTCTTGGGCGCGATCAACACGCAGATGTATTGGTTGGCTGCCCTGCTGTTCGTCACCTCGGCGATCGCCTTCTACTACTACTTTGGTGTGTTGAAAGCGATCTATATGAAGGACAGCGAAGCTCCTGTCACCGAACAAAAACTGGCGCTGCCGTGGTCGCTCGGCCTGATTGCATGGGTCGGTATGATCGGCACTGTGGTGCTCGGTGTGTACCCAACCCTGTTGCTCGACGTGCTCAACGGTTTGAACTGGTTCGGTCTGTAAGTGGATGATCAAGAAAAAGACTCTGGGACTTTAGTCTCGGAGTCTTTTTCCTTGAATTATGGTACGATATAACGAGATATGAAGAAAGTCGGAGGGTTCCGCGATGTTTTTAGGCTCCCAAGAGACCGGGATGGGTTGGATATCCCTGTTCAATCTGGCGTTTCTGATCTTTGGTGTCCTGATCGCGTGGTATGCACTGCAAGTGGTGCGCTGGGAAGTGTTTCTCAAAGAGGCCAAAGGTCGTCCAGCCGCCGTTTTGCGTTTGCTTGTGGCGATCCTGCTCGGGTATCAGTTAGCCAAATTTGCCAATGAATACATGATGTCAACGATGATGCTCAAGCAATTCTTCTAAACTATTTTTCTATCAGCTCGTATATCCTCCCGTTTCTGCGGTCAGAATGGGTAACATCCATTTGACGGGCAGGGAGAGAGATCGATGAAGAAAATTGGAATTCTCGGCATCATCTGTTGTTTGATCGTTGCAGCTTTTAGCTTGTTTTCAGCGCGCGAGACGATTGCGGAAACGGCCGATATGGGCATGTTTTTGAGCAAGGCGTTCGCAGAGACCGCAGCAGATGTAGAAGGCTGGCAGGTGCACAACTGGTCGGTGATCGACAAGGAGTACAAGGCGGCCGAAGATCTGAAGTTGCTCGGGCTCAACCTGAACAAGACGTTCGGGATTCAAAATGCGCAAGAGGCGCTCGAGTCAAAAGGCGATCAAACCTCGTTCACCTTGCGCGGCAAGTGGCAAAATGGCGCGGCCGCACAACTGGTGCTGACTTCGATGAAATTCCAAGACCATGCGCCGCAAACGGTGCTGGTGCTGCGTGTCGAACAGGAAGCGAAAGATCTGAGCGATTATTCGTCTGCGATCAAAAAAGTGAGCGAAACGGCACGCTTTGCGAATACCATCCCACAAATTAGCACTTGTATCAAAGGTTTGCGGGCTGATAGAATGAATGATGGTGAATTGAACTCGATGGTCAAACAGGTGTTGCAAAAAGTGAAGGCCAAAGAGATCGAAGGGGTTCGCTCCGAACTGGTCACCTCTGTATCCGGATACTCTCCTTTAACGAAGGATTACATAGTCACCAATGGGAACAAGATGAATCTGCAAGTGGCAGCTCATTTTGACGGACATCTCGGTAAAACGCGCATTCTGGTGGGTTCACCGATCGTTACCATTGAGTATTAAGGGCTAGCTGCCTCGCCCTGCCTGTGGAGGTTTTTACAACATGGCTAAGATTGTCGTACAGGGCGGACAACGCCTCATGGGCACTGTGAAAGTCCACGGCGCGAAAAACGCCGTATTGCCAATCATCGCCGCTTCCATCTTGGGAAGCAAAGGCGAAAGCGTTTTGGAAGAAGTACCAAATCTCTCCGATGTCGGAAACCTCCGTGCCTTGCTGGAAGTGATGGGTGTGGAGACAGGCGAAGCGGGATCTGGTATTTTGCGTCTGAACGCAGAACTTGCTCATTCAACGGAAGCACCGGCCGAACTTGTTCGGAAACTGCGGGCTTCTTTTCTTGTCCTTGGGCCGCTCCTTGGCCGTTTCGGCAAAGCGCGCGTTTCGATGCCGGGCGGATGCTCGATCGGAGAGCGCAAGGTCGATTTGCACATCAAAGGTTTTGAAGCGATGGGCGCGCAGGTCGAGCAGGGTGATTCCTTCATCGAAGCGGTCGCTGCGGGCGGACGATTGAAGGGTGCTACGATCTACCTTGACTTTGCCTCGGTCGGTGCCACGCAAAACATCATGATGGCTGCCGTACTCGCGGAAGGCAAGACGATCATCGAAAATGCGGCCAAAGAGCCGGAGATTGTCGATCTGGCCAACTATCTGAACAAGATGGGTGCCGACGTGCGCGGTGCGGGTACTGACACGATCCGTATCAACGGTGTCGATGAAATGTTTGGCGCCGAACACATGATCATCCCAGATCGCATCGAAGCGGGCACGTTCTTGGTCGCGGCTGCCATCTCTGGCGGCGACGTATTTGTGGAAGGGGCGATCTCCAACCACCTCGCGCCGCTGATCGCCAAGCTGAAAGAGGCGGGCGCTACGGTGATCGATGATGTGACGGGCGTGCGCGTGAAAGCGGATGGGCCGCTGAAACCGCTGGAAGTGAAGACGCTCGTCTATCCGGGCTTCCCGACCGACCTGCAAGCGCAGATGATGTCACTGCTCACCGTCATTCCGGGCACTTCCTATGTGACGGAGACGGTGTTTGAGAACCGCTTTATGCATGTCGCAGAACTGCGTCGCATGGGGGCGGATATCAAGGTGAATGGCCGGACAGCGACCGTAAACGGCGTGGAGCAACTGCACGGAGCGAAGGTCACCTCGACCGACCTGCGTGCCGGAGCCTGCTTGATTCTGGCCGGACTGGTCGCAAAAGGGCACACGGAGATTCACGGCGTGCATCATATTGACCGTGGGTATGTGGACATCGTGCAGAAGTTTGCCGACCTGGGTGCGCAGATCGAGCGCATTGAGCCGGAAGAGATCAAGGCGGTTGAAGAAGCGTTAGGGCAAGCATTTCTATAATCGAGCAAGGGCGGTCTGCTGAAGCAGGCCGTCTTTTTTTGTTGGAAGTGGGCAAGCTAGGAGCGTGTTGGCAAAGGAGGGGACTACTTGATGCAATCTCCTTTTCTAAAAGAGAGGTGGGTGCAGACTCCATATGGGAGTGAACTGCACCTTTATTTACGCAGTTATGATTTTATGGAGGAGATGGGGACTGAGCTCGGGCCTCAGGAAACGCGTCAGGAGCGATTGTCCACCACGATTTCGCAGTTTGTCCAGCAGCAATATCCAGATGCACAGGCGCGGTTGGTGAAAATTTTTCTCGGGACGATGATGGTGACGTCGATCGCGATGCCGACTGTAGGCGATTCGAGCATGAAGAGCGCCTACGCTGCGACGGCGATCGCGCTGATTGTAAACGATAAAGTGCTCGCTGGCGGGCAGCCTTACCTGCACCGTGACCGCGTGATGGTGCCGCTTCGCATCATCGCCGAAAGCTTAGGCGCGAAGGTGACGTGGGATGCAGCCGCACAGCGAGCGACGATCACGCAGGGGATCAATCGCATCGTGCTGACCAGCAACTCGAGCACAGCTGTGATCAACGGGCGCACGGTGGCCATCGATGCTCCAGCGGTGATCGTGAGTGAAACGTTGTTTGTGCCGGTGCGCTTTGTCGCAGAGTCGTTGCGGGCGCAAGTGGCATGGGACCCGTTTCGGCCGGCGGTCGTCATCTCCAACCAGCCAAGCCGTGTGCACACGGTCGTCAGCGGCGATACGCTGTGGAAACTGTCAGAAGCGTATCGAACGACAGCCACAGCCATCTTGCAGCGCAACGGCATGTCCGACCCGACGCTGTATCCGGGCGAGCAGCTGCTGATCCCGATTCGGGCAACCACCGTTGTCGTGCAGGCGGGCGACACGCTTTGGAAACTGGCACAGGCACATGGCGTGACGGTCGAGGCGATCCGCATGGAAAACCGATTGACATCCGATGCGCTCGTCGTCGGACAGGAGTTGACGATCCCGCAGGCGGGCATCGAACTGCCACCTCTGCCAAGTTTTCAAGCCCGCAACGCCTATCCGATCCTCAAATACTGGGAGACCCGCCTGTAGCGGGTCTCTTTTTTGTTCATATCATTTCCATTTGGCTCATAAGCTTTCATAGAGTATGCTGTGAAGCGAAATGAAGAAATGGAGGCCCGTTCGTACATGAAAAAAAACGTTCTCCCAATCCTTGCCGTCCTCCTCGCAGTGCTCACGGTTACGATCTTGTTGCCGGCCGCCCTGATCTGGCTCTGGCCCGATCGCGAGAAAGATCCGGTCACCACGCCGATCGAACTGCAGACAGCGCCGAGCGACGCGCAGGTGGCTGTCTACCTCACCGACCAGAAGCAGTTGATCACCATGCCGCTGGAACAGTATGTGCGTGGGGTGGTGGCGGCGGAGATGCCCGTCCATTTCGAACCGGAAGCGCTCCAAGCACAGGCGATCGCAGCGCGCACTTACATCGTCCGGCGCATGGCGGGAGGTAAAAAATCGGAACTATACCCCCAAGCGGACGTTTCGGACAATCACAACGAAGGCCAAGCATTTTCCAGTGAGGAAAAACTCAAACAGCGCTGGGGAAGTGCCGACTATGAACAGAACCTCTCGAAAATCAATGCGGCTGTCAACGCCACCCGAGGCCAGATCGCTCTGTACGAAGGCAAACCGATCGAAGCGCTGTTCTTTTCAACCTCTAGCGGCAAAACGGAAAACTCGGAAGACTACTGGGGTAGCACCGTGGCTTACCTGCGCTCTGTCGATTCCCCGTGGGATGCCAAGTCGGACAAGTTCACCGCCACACAGGAGATATCGCTGGCCGATTTTTATAAAAAGTTGGGCTTGCATGCGCTCCCGGCTGCGGAGATCGGCAGTCTGATCAAGCCGATCGAACGCTCCGTCACCGACCATATCAAAAAAATCAAAGTGGGCGATCAAGAGTTTTCCGGTCCAGAGTTCCGGAGCAAGTTGGGCCTGCGCTCCACGCTGTTCACTTGGCAGGTGAACACGGCGAACAGCACGATCTCCTTTTTCACCACCGGCTTTGGGCATGGTGTCGGCCTTTCCCAATACGGGGCGAACGGCATGGCGCAGGAGGGCAAAAAAAGTGATGAGATCATCCGCCATTACTACCAAGGCGTTACCCTCGGCCAAGTGAGTGACATTCTGCCAACGAATTAGGGTGTGCAAGTGCTGTAGATTTTATGAAAAAATTTGGATTCCCTCAGTCAGCCATGTATACGAGTCTCGCAAACGGTCGAGAATGTGCTACTGAGGTGATGATAATGAATAACGAAAAACAACAAGACAATGACAAAGCAACTCGCAACAAAACACCGCAACAACAAAAGTCTTTTTGGGGCAAACGCTGGACGTTCCCGGTTATCTATCTCGCAGCTTCCGTCCTCATCGTTGGTTTGATGTACGCAAAAAGCCAGGACGCAGCTCCGTACGAGATCGAGAAACAAAACACCGGCGAACAAGCAGGCCCGGTGCTTCCCTCCGATGATGCAACCCCGGCCAACACCGCGCCGAGCTTCAACTGGCCGGTTGGGGATGGCGGCGAAGACGCTGTGCTGTCGCTCGACTTCTTCAAAGAAATGTCGAAGGATGAAGAAAAGGCGATGGCGGTCGTCTCCTACGAATCGACGTTCACCCCGCACGAAGGTGTGGACATCGGCCTGAAAAGCGATGCACCGTTCAACGTCATCGCCGCTGCGATGGGCACCGTAAAGGCGGTCAAGGAAGATCCACTGATGGGCTACACGGTCGAAATCGACCATGGTAACGGCTATACGACCTACTACGCTTCGCTTTCCAAAGTCGAAGTTCAAGTTGGCAGCAAAGTGATCTCCGGCCAGCCGATCGCCAAGTCGGGCAACAACCGTTTTGAAAAAGAAGAGAAGAACCACCTGCATTTCGAACTGCGCAAAGATGGTGTCGCGATCGACCCGAACGGCGTGTTGCCGAAGAAGACCACCGCTTATGAAGCGTCGCTGAAGAACGGTGCGA from Tumebacillus algifaecis encodes the following:
- a CDS encoding complex I subunit 4 family protein, giving the protein MMGNLLTIIVFLPLLAALIIGFVPRDSKGQARAIALIATFLPLVFAGILYAGFDFDAKGMQYTESAEWINIANVYHDKALVIGYDLGVDGLSMPFVLLTSIVSFLAVLASGKIQHRAKEYYIWFLLLVTGLYGCFVALDLFLFFLFLELTLIPMYFLIGIWGGERKGPVATKFLVYRGIASAFILVAFIAMAFKAADATGTITLNMLAIADAFSQASPDLITSAFKNGIFLVLLLAILIEEAFFPFHTWLPDTHEQVPSAVSMIVGGVLMKIGAYVLFRIAVGILPDAVQHWATLIAVIGVINIVYAALIAMVQKDWRRLLAFSAISHMGIVLLGVAAMNQAGIQGGVFMTISSGLLSALLFFLIGAIKERTGTALIANLGGLSKPMPILAGFLLAAALGSLGLPGMSGFISEILAFMGSFEVFPVLSAVGALGIILAAVYLLWAMQRTTYGPTPAQLEGVTDARPIEFVPAIVLLALIILIGVYPQILSDLVNPSIQTLVTRIGG
- a CDS encoding NADH-quinone oxidoreductase subunit N, translated to MNPVQSFSTLSFTGVWEVMAPEVILVLLGFGMLVFDLFVSKETSRRISPWIGVAGLLLALVLVLKNFGVVADGGMKELSNMLYVLDDYGNIFKVIFILGTTFTLLMSIDFFRHNPQVKVAEYSYLLIFATVGAMVMSSAYDLITLFVGLELLSIASYILVAIRRDAKGGEGAMKYLITGSIATAFALYGMSFLYGVTGVTNIAQGSQMIAQMWVEFKPLIVLAFLLMTIGFGAKIALAPFHMWAPDTYEGAPNPITSFLSVVSKAAGFALVFRLFIWGFGPEFNELYIYLVILAAITMVIGNVAALVQKNIKRLLAYSSVAQAGYLLIPLAVLGNGSSQENIWLALGEVTFYLAAYLLMTMGAFAILTNVTRAAGTESLDAFRGLYKRSPFQALAMTVFVLSMAGMPITAGFFGKFYIFLGAINTQMYWLAALLFVTSAIAFYYYFGVLKAIYMKDSEAPVTEQKLALPWSLGLIAWVGMIGTVVLGVYPTLLLDVLNGLNWFGL
- a CDS encoding DUF1146 domain-containing protein; this translates as MFLGSQETGMGWISLFNLAFLIFGVLIAWYALQVVRWEVFLKEAKGRPAAVLRLLVAILLGYQLAKFANEYMMSTMMLKQFF
- a CDS encoding YwmB family TATA-box binding protein; this encodes MKKIGILGIICCLIVAAFSLFSARETIAETADMGMFLSKAFAETAADVEGWQVHNWSVIDKEYKAAEDLKLLGLNLNKTFGIQNAQEALESKGDQTSFTLRGKWQNGAAAQLVLTSMKFQDHAPQTVLVLRVEQEAKDLSDYSSAIKKVSETARFANTIPQISTCIKGLRADRMNDGELNSMVKQVLQKVKAKEIEGVRSELVTSVSGYSPLTKDYIVTNGNKMNLQVAAHFDGHLGKTRILVGSPIVTIEY
- the murA gene encoding UDP-N-acetylglucosamine 1-carboxyvinyltransferase, with the protein product MAKIVVQGGQRLMGTVKVHGAKNAVLPIIAASILGSKGESVLEEVPNLSDVGNLRALLEVMGVETGEAGSGILRLNAELAHSTEAPAELVRKLRASFLVLGPLLGRFGKARVSMPGGCSIGERKVDLHIKGFEAMGAQVEQGDSFIEAVAAGGRLKGATIYLDFASVGATQNIMMAAVLAEGKTIIENAAKEPEIVDLANYLNKMGADVRGAGTDTIRINGVDEMFGAEHMIIPDRIEAGTFLVAAAISGGDVFVEGAISNHLAPLIAKLKEAGATVIDDVTGVRVKADGPLKPLEVKTLVYPGFPTDLQAQMMSLLTVIPGTSYVTETVFENRFMHVAELRRMGADIKVNGRTATVNGVEQLHGAKVTSTDLRAGACLILAGLVAKGHTEIHGVHHIDRGYVDIVQKFADLGAQIERIEPEEIKAVEEALGQAFL
- a CDS encoding copper amine oxidase N-terminal domain-containing protein, coding for MQSPFLKERWVQTPYGSELHLYLRSYDFMEEMGTELGPQETRQERLSTTISQFVQQQYPDAQARLVKIFLGTMMVTSIAMPTVGDSSMKSAYAATAIALIVNDKVLAGGQPYLHRDRVMVPLRIIAESLGAKVTWDAAAQRATITQGINRIVLTSNSSTAVINGRTVAIDAPAVIVSETLFVPVRFVAESLRAQVAWDPFRPAVVISNQPSRVHTVVSGDTLWKLSEAYRTTATAILQRNGMSDPTLYPGEQLLIPIRATTVVVQAGDTLWKLAQAHGVTVEAIRMENRLTSDALVVGQELTIPQAGIELPPLPSFQARNAYPILKYWETRL